A genomic window from Sporosarcina sp. Marseille-Q4063 includes:
- the serS gene encoding serine--tRNA ligase: protein MLDIRKVRANFDEVKEKLSKRGEDLSDFDKFSELDEKRRELIVKTEVLKAERNNVSGQIAEMKRNKEDADEAIVRMREVGEEIKELDDELREIEDKLNYIMMRIPNIPHESVPFGDSEDDNVEIRTWGERPAFEFEAKPHWDLGTDLKILDFERAAKVTGSRFVFYRGLGARLERALINFMLDLHIDEHGYEEILPPYLANRESLTGTGQLPKFAEDLFHVEEEDYFLIPTSEVPVTNFHRDEILNGEQLPIAFTAYSANFRSEAGSAGRDTRGLIRQHQFNKVELVRLVKPEDSYAELEKLTGHAEKVLQLLKLPYRVLNMCTADLGFTAAKKYDIEVWIPTQNMYREISSCSNFEDFQARRAHIRYRSEAGAKPEYVHTLNGSGLAVGRTVAAILENYQQEDGSVIIPEVLRPYMGGKEVITN, encoded by the coding sequence ATGTTGGATATTAGAAAAGTTCGAGCTAATTTTGATGAAGTAAAAGAAAAGCTTTCAAAGCGCGGAGAAGATCTTTCGGATTTCGACAAGTTCAGCGAATTAGATGAAAAACGAAGAGAACTCATCGTCAAAACGGAAGTACTGAAAGCAGAACGGAATAATGTATCCGGACAAATCGCTGAGATGAAACGTAATAAAGAAGATGCTGATGAGGCTATTGTACGGATGCGCGAAGTTGGTGAAGAAATAAAAGAATTGGATGACGAACTTCGTGAAATTGAAGACAAATTGAATTACATCATGATGCGAATTCCTAATATTCCTCACGAAAGCGTACCATTTGGCGATAGCGAGGACGATAATGTTGAAATTCGTACTTGGGGTGAACGACCTGCATTCGAATTCGAAGCGAAACCGCATTGGGATCTCGGAACGGATTTGAAAATACTTGATTTCGAACGCGCGGCCAAAGTTACAGGAAGCCGTTTTGTCTTCTATCGCGGCCTTGGTGCGCGTTTAGAACGAGCACTTATTAACTTTATGCTTGATCTTCATATTGACGAACACGGTTATGAAGAAATATTGCCGCCGTATTTAGCCAATCGAGAAAGCTTAACAGGGACGGGCCAACTTCCTAAGTTTGCGGAGGATTTATTCCACGTGGAAGAAGAGGATTATTTCCTTATCCCTACGTCTGAAGTGCCTGTAACGAATTTTCATCGCGATGAAATCTTAAATGGAGAACAACTTCCGATTGCGTTTACGGCATATAGTGCAAACTTCCGATCAGAAGCAGGATCAGCAGGTCGAGATACGCGCGGATTAATACGCCAGCATCAGTTTAATAAAGTTGAGCTTGTTCGTTTAGTGAAACCCGAGGATTCATATGCAGAACTTGAAAAATTAACAGGCCATGCAGAAAAAGTGTTGCAATTATTGAAGCTTCCGTACCGCGTGCTAAATATGTGTACTGCAGATCTTGGCTTTACTGCGGCGAAGAAATATGACATCGAAGTATGGATACCAACACAAAATATGTACCGTGAAATTTCTTCATGTTCAAACTTTGAAGATTTCCAGGCGCGCCGTGCGCATATTCGCTACCGTAGCGAAGCAGGAGCGAAGCCGGAATACGTTCATACGTTAAATGGAAGTGGGCTAGCGGTAGGCCGAACAGTGGCGGCAATACTTGAAAATTACCAGCAGGAAGATGGGTCAGTCATCATTCCTGAAGTTCTTCGTCCATATATGGGTGGAAAAGAAGTTATTACAAACTAA
- the pdxS gene encoding pyridoxal 5'-phosphate synthase lyase subunit PdxS, whose product MTINMNYGGVIMDVINGEQAKIAEAAGAVAVMALERVPSDIRAAGGVARMADPRIVEEVQAAVSIPVMAKARIGHISEARLLEAMGVDFIDESEVLSPADDEFHLLKSGYSVPFVCGARDLGEAARRIGEGAKMLRTKGEPGTGNIVEAVRHLRMVHAQVNKLVHMNEAEVMTEARILGAPYEILLAIKEAGRLPVTNYAAGGVATPADAALMMELGADGVFVGSGIFKSENPEKFARAIVEATQNYQNYELLVQLSKDLGEPMKGIEMSSLSASERMANRSQ is encoded by the coding sequence ATGACTATAAATATGAACTACGGCGGCGTCATTATGGACGTTATTAACGGTGAACAGGCAAAAATAGCGGAGGCAGCAGGCGCGGTTGCGGTTATGGCACTTGAACGCGTTCCGTCAGATATCCGAGCAGCAGGCGGAGTTGCACGAATGGCAGATCCTCGTATTGTAGAAGAGGTACAAGCAGCAGTATCGATTCCTGTTATGGCAAAAGCGAGAATCGGCCATATTTCCGAGGCACGTTTGCTTGAAGCAATGGGCGTTGATTTCATTGATGAAAGTGAAGTATTATCACCAGCAGATGATGAATTTCATTTATTGAAAAGCGGTTATTCAGTGCCGTTTGTTTGTGGGGCGCGTGATCTCGGGGAAGCGGCCAGAAGAATTGGCGAAGGTGCAAAAATGCTTCGTACAAAAGGAGAGCCGGGAACTGGGAATATCGTTGAAGCGGTCCGCCATCTTCGTATGGTGCATGCGCAGGTGAATAAGCTTGTTCATATGAATGAAGCAGAAGTGATGACAGAAGCGCGCATTTTAGGTGCGCCGTATGAGATTCTGCTTGCCATTAAAGAAGCAGGGCGTTTACCTGTAACAAATTATGCAGCAGGCGGCGTGGCGACACCAGCTGATGCGGCACTAATGATGGAACTGGGTGCGGATGGCGTATTTGTCGGTTCGGGAATTTTCAAATCTGAAAATCCGGAGAAGTTTGCACGTGCGATTGTGGAAGCAACGCAAAATTATCAAAACTATGAGTTGCTTGTTCAATTATCAAAAGACCTTGGCGAACCAATGAAAGGCATTGAAATGTCATCCTTGTCGGCAAGTGAACGGATGGCAAATCGTAGTCAGTAA
- a CDS encoding PLP-dependent aminotransferase family protein, which produces MEMLLIELDKNTTIPLYEQIYDQIRVDITNGKLQVGRKLPSKRKLGEFLNVSQTTIELAYGQLTAEGFISSVPRKGFYVQAIEELAYIQPTDGIVETTEPKPENIHIDLSPGHIDTESFPFTQWRKYAKDVIDESSKDLLLLGDPHGDLLLRQEIARYLYHSRGVNCTPEQIIVGSGTEQLMPLVIRILGLDATYAIEDPGYPLTHHVFYHNNRKVFPIEVDQEGMDIGMLQNSGATVAYLTPSHQFPTGTVLSAARRTALLNWATSHKNHFIIEDDYDSEFRYTGRPIPALQGMDKGDNVIYISTFSKSLMPSLRIAYMVLPDILLKRYKDAFIHYASTVPRLDQHILARFMADGQFSRHLNRMRTIYRRKLQTLVDAILLYSPHISYSGEEAGMHIIITVHTDRTEEKLIELAKKVGIRIYGLNKYRKNPVEDEPSFLIGFGGLSVDTIKKVIDELMMTWEIKKSDESI; this is translated from the coding sequence ATGGAGATGCTATTAATTGAACTTGATAAAAATACGACTATCCCCTTATACGAACAAATTTACGATCAAATTCGTGTAGATATAACGAATGGGAAACTGCAAGTCGGGAGAAAACTACCTTCTAAAAGAAAACTGGGTGAATTCCTTAATGTAAGTCAAACGACCATTGAACTTGCTTATGGCCAACTGACCGCTGAAGGATTTATCTCTTCCGTACCTAGAAAAGGTTTTTACGTCCAAGCTATTGAGGAACTTGCTTATATACAACCGACAGATGGAATTGTGGAAACAACTGAGCCAAAACCCGAAAACATTCATATCGATTTATCACCTGGCCATATTGACACGGAATCCTTTCCATTTACACAATGGCGAAAATATGCGAAAGATGTCATTGATGAATCTTCAAAAGATCTTTTACTACTTGGCGACCCACATGGCGATCTGTTGCTTCGACAGGAAATTGCACGCTATTTATATCATTCAAGAGGGGTCAACTGCACGCCTGAACAGATTATTGTCGGCTCAGGCACAGAACAACTTATGCCGCTCGTTATTCGTATACTCGGACTCGATGCAACTTATGCAATTGAAGATCCGGGTTACCCATTAACGCACCATGTTTTTTATCATAATAACCGAAAAGTATTTCCTATTGAAGTAGATCAAGAAGGAATGGACATCGGCATGCTTCAAAACTCCGGTGCGACTGTCGCATACTTAACACCTTCCCACCAATTTCCGACGGGCACTGTTCTTTCCGCAGCGCGAAGGACGGCATTACTAAATTGGGCGACGTCTCATAAAAATCATTTTATTATCGAAGATGATTACGACAGCGAATTTCGTTATACCGGCAGACCGATTCCCGCTTTACAAGGTATGGACAAAGGAGATAATGTTATTTATATAAGTACATTTTCAAAATCACTTATGCCGTCCTTGCGTATCGCTTATATGGTGTTGCCAGACATTCTGCTGAAACGGTATAAGGATGCTTTCATTCACTATGCATCCACTGTCCCGCGCCTTGATCAGCACATTCTTGCACGTTTTATGGCAGACGGTCAATTTTCACGACATCTAAATAGAATGCGAACAATATATAGAAGAAAACTTCAAACGCTAGTCGACGCAATTCTCCTTTATTCACCGCATATATCCTATTCAGGAGAGGAAGCGGGGATGCATATAATTATTACAGTTCATACCGACCGTACTGAAGAGAAATTAATCGAGTTAGCAAAAAAAGTCGGTATTCGGATTTATGGTTTAAATAAATATCGAAAAAATCCGGTAGAAGATGAACCATCCTTTCTCATAGGATTCGGTGGTTTGTCTGTTGATACAATAAAAAAGGTTATCGACGAGCTTATGATGACTTGGGAAATAAAAAAAAGCGATGAATCCATTTAG
- the tadA gene encoding tRNA adenosine(34) deaminase TadA gives MDEKDYQYMQMAIDEAMKAEALGEVPIGAIIVHNDKVIARAHNLRETTQNAVTHAELSAIQDACREVGSWRLEETTLYVTLEPCPMCAGAILQSRIPRVVYGARDPKGGCVDSLYRLLNDPRFNHECEVTEGILGDECGEMLTSFFRSIRERKKKAKKEASPKVEN, from the coding sequence GCAATGAAAGCGGAAGCCCTTGGCGAAGTCCCGATTGGTGCAATCATCGTTCATAATGATAAAGTTATTGCGCGTGCGCATAATTTGCGTGAAACAACTCAAAATGCGGTAACTCATGCGGAATTGTCAGCGATACAAGATGCGTGCCGTGAAGTTGGAAGTTGGCGGCTTGAAGAAACAACCCTATATGTAACACTTGAACCTTGTCCGATGTGCGCAGGTGCAATTTTACAGTCACGCATTCCACGTGTGGTCTACGGAGCACGTGATCCAAAAGGCGGGTGTGTTGATTCGCTTTACCGGCTTCTTAATGATCCGCGATTTAACCACGAATGTGAAGTTACCGAAGGCATACTTGGAGATGAATGTGGAGAAATGTTAACTTCCTTTTTTAGAAGCATTCGAGAACGTAAGAAAAAAGCAAAAAAAGAGGCTTCACCAAAAGTCGAGAATTGA